In a single window of the Bacillus rossius redtenbacheri isolate Brsri chromosome 8, Brsri_v3, whole genome shotgun sequence genome:
- the LOC134535039 gene encoding peptidyl-prolyl cis-trans isomerase G, with the protein MTVTKTYRPRCFFDVEVGGLPMGRIVFELFSDVCPLTCENFRALCTGEKGTGKMTSKPLHYKGIIFHRVVKDFMIQGGDFSVGNGTGGESIYGGTFADENFEIKHDTKFLLSMANRGKDTNGSQFFITTQPAPHLDGVHVVFGHVLTGQDVVSHIEGLPVDRMCRPLQDAKVVNCGELVLKLKTKEKKAKKKTEASSEESSDDKKKKKDEKKKKKKHKKEKHRRRSASGDKEGPEEVTEAELHPLATVTAIDPEEIPEVPPNKFLFRGGNAEPEDKKKDGGRDRDRDRDKDKDKDKDKDRDRDGRQARRRRPKIRGITKSGRVIKGRGVFRYRTPSRSRSRSATPPHWKQAQNRTIKLSEYEKYEQERKKHEEELKRREEERKKRHAERDKRLEEQATEKKEENQDGPARKGSLSEMEDGEMRDEPGTPEQPPIKAVVDYNALDYETMDGGASEDETAPAARKAEHARAVEKDPAKEPDKSVSGRKNKVESEELPPVKSPPQAPSKSLKDDNLDKEERLHSHSKGTERQREGKSKPKNDDAEQQGWLDKKFHSEKKSSKIVKESEHNKGSKVNGDHHILERDSKVEKKHVEKEVRKERKSRFDVVTKPVKKTHHEAEDSRMEKVAHDDENNLHVESRELKIDKMSDREHRMDVMLTVDDKDSKTGKMSSESNVFKTDKKPHVNSTNSPTDKCEERQSKTEKRLRAEEKSSKHEKVSHNNEKDSKSEKKQHSESKEPSQTEKRMLDVEYEPNTRESNIKVYSLVDEGTPERESVSLLEEKSFTPQKSTLVEENISKPEKGPLLEDKDSQPEKRPHPEEKSHKPEKRLRSEESVSKPEKRSLPGENVPRPEKQSHSSENITKSDKRPQVADVVEIVSPKEKRSKTETVEGSKSEKPGAERRNASEGKSRSPERKPDRKLPAEEKEKRPEKDHKGSKVDKRRDSDKGRARGRSRSPERRRGAGSRDRRRRSSRSWSHAQRRPGHRRSRDQDRRPKGKPAVDKHRRRARSSSSSSSSSSSSSDSSRSSRGARQRRNRRS; encoded by the exons atgaCCGTAACGAAGACATATCGTCCACGGTGCTTTTTCGACGTTGAAGTCGGAGGGTTGCCGATGGGTCGGATCGTGTTCGAATTGTTCTCGGACGTGTGCCCTCTGACATGCGAGAATTTCCGCGCCCTGTGCACGGGCGAGAAAGGGACAGGCAAAATGACCAGCAAACCATTGCACTACAAAGGTATCATTTTCCACCGTGTCGTGAAGGACTTCATGATTCAAGGTGGTGATTTCTCTGTCGGAAACGGAACAGGTGGAGAATCAATTTACGGAGGAACCTTTGCAG atgaaaattttgaaatcaaaCATGATACAAAATTTCTTTTGTCAATGGCAAATAGGGGGAAAGATACTAATGGCTCACAGTTTTTTAT AACAACGCAACCGGCACCCCACTTGGACGG CGTCCACGTGGTGTTTGGGCACGTGCTGACGGGCCAGGACGTGGTGTCGCACATCGAGGGGCTGCCCGTGGACCGCATGTGCCGGCCCCTGCAGGACGCCAAGGTCGTCAACTGCGGCGAGCTCGTGCTCAAGCTGAAGACCAAAG AAAAAAAGGCAAAGAAGAAGACTGAAGCAAGTAGTGAAGAGTCTAGTGATGataagaagaaaaagaaagatgaaaaaaagaaaaagaaaaaacacaaaaaagaAAAGCACag GCGCAGATCAGCGTCCGGCGACAAGGAGGGCCCCGAGGAGGTGACCGAGGCAGAGCTCCACCCGCTGGCGACTGTGACGGCCATCGATCCCGAGGAGATACCGGAGGTGCCGCCCAACAAGTTCCTGTTCCGCGGCGGCAACGCCGAGCCGGAGGACAAGAAGAAGGACGGGGGccgggacagggacagggacagggacaagGACAAGGACAAGGACAAGGACAAGGACAGAGACCGGGACGGCCGCCAGGCCAGGCGGAGGCGCCCCAAGATCCGGGGCATCACCAAGAGCGGCCGCGTGATCAAGGGTCGGGGCGTCTTT CGTTACCGCACACCATCAAGAAGTCGCTCCAGAAGCGCAACACCGCCTCATTGGAAACAGGCTCAGAATAGAACGATCAAGCTAAGTGAATATGAA AAATACGAGCAGGAGCGCAAGAAGCACGAGGAGGAGTTGAAGCGCAGAGAAGAGGAGCGCAAGAAGCGCCACGCTGAACGCGACAAGCGTCTGGAGGAACAAGCAACTGAGAAAAAAGAAGAGAACCA GGACGGACCGGCGAGGAAGGGCAGTCTGTCGGAGATGGAGGACGGCGAGATGAGAGATGAGCCAGGAACGCCGGAGCAGCCCCCGATCAAGGCGGTGGTGGACTACAACGCGCTGGACTACGAGACCATGGACGGAGGGGCCTCAGAGGACGAGACGGCACCTGCCGCGAGGAAGGCAGAACACGCGCGAGCTGTCGAGAAAGATCCTGCGAAAGAGCCCGATAAAAGCGTCTCTGGGAGAAAAAATAAGGTGGAGTCCGAGGAGCTGCCCCCGGTGAAGAGCCCCCCACAGGCACCGAGCAAAAGTTTGAAAGACGACAATCTGGATAAAGAAGAAAGACTTCACTCGCATTCGAAAGGTACAGAAAGACAAAGGGAGGGTAAATCGAAACCCAAAAATGATGATGCCGAACAGCAGGGCTGGTTGGACAAAAAGTTTCACTCTGAGAAAAAGAGTTCGAAAATTGTAAAGGAGTCTGAGCACAACAAAGGTTCAAAGGTAAATGGGGACCATCACATTCTAGAGAGGGATTCGAAAGTCGAGAAAAAGCACGTTGAGAAAGAAGTTCGTAAAGAACGAAAAAGCCGCTTTGATGTTGTAACGAAACCTGTTAAAAAAACACATCATGAAGCTGAAGACTCGAGAATGGAAAAGGTAGCACATGATGACGAAAACAATTTACACGTGGAAAGTAGAGAGCTTAAAATTGATAAGATGTCTGATAGAGAGCACAGAATGGATGTAATGCTAACAGTGGATGATAAGGATTCAAAAACTGGAAAGATGAGCAGTGAAAGCAATGTCTTTAAAACTGATAAGAAACCCCACGTTAACAGTACAAATTCACCGACAGATAAGTGTGAAGAAAGACAGTCCAAAACAGAAAAGAGGCTTCGTGCTGAGGAAAAATCttctaaacatgaaaaagtaTCTCATAATAATGAGAAAGATTCAAAGTCTGAGAAAAAGCAGCATTCAGAAAGCAAGGAACCTAGTCAAACCGAGAAAAGAATGCTTGATGTAGAATATGAACCTAACACAAGAGAATCCAATATAAAAGTTTATTCTCTTGTAGATGAAGGAACCCCAGAAAGAGAATCGGTGTCTCTGTTGGAAGAAAAGTCTTTCACTCCTCAGAAAAGCACTCTGGTAGAAGAGAACATTTCCAAGCCAGAAAAAGGGCCACTTTTAGAAGACAAAGATTCTCAGCCAGAAAAAAGACCCCATCCTGAAGAAAAATCTCACAAGCCGGAAAAAAGATTGCGTTCTGAGGAAAGTGTTTCAAAGCCGGAAAAAAGGTCGTTGCCCGGCGAAAATGTTCCCAGGCCGGAAAAACAGTCGCATTCGAGCGAAAACATAACGAAGTCAGACAAGAGGCCTCAAGTCGCCGATGTCGTGGAGATTGTAAGTCCGAAAGAGAAACGTTCGAAAACAGAAACGGTGGAGGGCTCGAAATCGGAGAAGCCGGGCGCGGAGAGGAGGAACGCGTCGGAAGGCAAGTCTCGCTCCCCGGAGAGGAAGCCTGACAGAAAGTTGCCCGCGGAGGAGAAGGAGAAGAGGCCCGAGAAGGACCACAAAGGCTCGAAGGTGGACAAGCGCAGGGACTCGGACAAGGGCCGCGCCAGGGGGCGGTCGAGGTCGCCCGAGCGCCGCAGGGGGGCCGGCTCCCGGGACCGCCGGCGCAGGTCGTCGCGCTCCTGGTCGCACGCCCAGAGGCGGCCGGGCCACCGGCGGTCCCGGGACCAGGACCGCCGGCCCAAGGGCAAGCCGGCGGTCGACAAGCACCGCAGGCGAGCCCGCTCCAGCTCGTCCAGCTCGAGCAGCTCGAGCTCGTCGTCCGACTCCTCGCGCAGCTCCCGGGGCGCCAGGCAGCGCCGCAACAGGAGGTCCTAG